Below is a genomic region from Chloroflexota bacterium.
GAGGCGATCCAACTCCTGCGGCAGAAAGGCGTCGCCCTCGCCCTTCTGAGCGGGGACAACCGACGCACGGCGGAAGCGATCGGCCGCCAGCTCGGCATCGAGCGCATCATCGCGGAGGTCCTGCCCGCGGACAAGGCCGGCGTCATCAGGGAGCTGCAGGCCCAGGGGAACGTCGTGGCGATGGTGGGGGACGGCGTGAACGACGCGCCCGCGCTGGCCGCCGCGGACATCGGAATCGCCATCGGGTCCGGGTCCGACGTGGCAAAGGAGACAGGCGGGATCGTGCTCATTCGAGACGACGTGCGCGACGTCGCGACCGCCATATCGCTCTCGCAAGCGACCATGCGGAAGATCAAACAGAACCTGTTCTGGGCCTTCATCTATAACACGATCGGGATTCCCATCGCGGCGTTCGGGCTGCTGAATCCGATCATCGCGGCCGCTGCAATGGCGCTCAGCTCCCTATCGGTGATCACGAATAGCTCGCTTCTGAGTCGCATGCACTAGGGTTCCCGGTCACGTCAGCGCAAATCTACCACCGCGCCGAATCGAGTCGAACCATGATCGCGACGAAACGGAAAGAGTCCCACCGCGCTCGGTATGCTCAATTTGCTGATGCGCTGGCGCGGCATGGGCTGGGTTACCTCGTCGGTGTTTTCGGCCTCGATCGGTTCTTGCCGTTTCATCGTGGCTTCCTGGGACATCCGCGCCGGCCGGTGCCGTATACGCAAGCCGAGCACGTTCGTATGGCGCTCGAGGAATTGGGCGCGACGTTCATCAAACTCGGGCAGATCGCCTCAACTCGCGCCGACCTCCTCCCACCGGACTATCAAGCTGAGCTGGCGAAGCTCCAGGACCAAGCTCCGCCCGTGCCGACGGACCAGATCGAAGAGGTGATCGCTGCAGAGCTTGGGCAGGCCCCGGACGCGCTGTTCGCCGCGTTTGACCGGGCTCCCCTCGCGGCGGCATCCATCGGCCAAGCCCACGCGGCCACGCTCCACGATGGCACCGAGGTTGTTGTCAAGGTCCGCCGCCCCGGAGTCGTCGAGCAGATCGACGAGGACCTCGAAATCTTGCGTAACGTGGCAGCCGCCGCCGCGCGGCGATGGGAGGTCGCCGACCGATACGACGTGGTCGGCCTGGTGGAGGAGTTCGCCCAGACCCTACGCGCCGAGCTCGACTACATCCGCGAGGGCCGCAGCGCCGAGCGCATCGCGGCCAATTTCGCCGGCGACGGCGCCGTTCACACGCCCCGCGTGTTCTGGGACATGACAACGTCCCGAGTACTCGTGATCGAGCGCATCCGCGGCATCAAGATCGATGACGTCGCGGCGCTTGACGCGGCGCACATCGAGCGCCGTGCATTGGCCGAGCGGGCGGCGCACATCCTGCTCAAAATGGTGTTCGAGGATGGCTTCTTCCACGCCGATCCGCACCCGGGCAACTTCTTCGTCGAGCGAGATGGTCGCATCGGTCTCATCGACTTTGGCATGGTGGGCACGGTTGATGACCACACGCAGGAGCTGCTGGTGAACGTGCTCTTCGCCGTGACC
It encodes:
- a CDS encoding AarF/ABC1/UbiB kinase family protein, with the protein product MIATKRKESHRARYAQFADALARHGLGYLVGVFGLDRFLPFHRGFLGHPRRPVPYTQAEHVRMALEELGATFIKLGQIASTRADLLPPDYQAELAKLQDQAPPVPTDQIEEVIAAELGQAPDALFAAFDRAPLAAASIGQAHAATLHDGTEVVVKVRRPGVVEQIDEDLEILRNVAAAAARRWEVADRYDVVGLVEEFAQTLRAELDYIREGRSAERIAANFAGDGAVHTPRVFWDMTTSRVLVIERIRGIKIDDVAALDAAHIERRALAERAAHILLKMVFEDGFFHADPHPGNFFVERDGRIGLIDFGMVGTVDDHTQELLVNVLFAVTSEDSNRLVDALLELGVAGRRIDRDLLRRDLEHHISRYYGQPLSELAVGPVLGEALGIVRRHSLRLPPNLALLFKTIIMAEALAARLDPSFHLIDVLVPYARRLMLRQYSPTLWMRRLGRTSLDAARLGVDLPQHVRRVIGELERGGIEVGMRPAGFEPVLRRLEKLLNRLILCILIASFVNGLAVLMSIYHPLGWERWIGLTFTIGFAAAGVLGLYLVLTIFRSGRS